A genomic region of Chlorobaculum parvum NCIB 8327 contains the following coding sequences:
- the thiL gene encoding thiamine-phosphate kinase, translating to MAFKPISEIGEFGLIDRLAKITAPSANQRPELIEGIGDDCAVWQSDESAVQVVTTDILTEHVHFDLLTTPLHHLGSKAISVNVSDICAMNAMPDYAVISIAVPPKMPVEMVEELYKGMNHAAEVYGLAIVGGDTSSSASGLFISVSMTGTTTPELLALRKGASPSDLICVTGTLGGSTAGLHLLQREKATMIEQMRNNEPYNKEVMAELQEYAEAIRCHLLPEARIDIIDFFSEEGIVPTAMIDISDGLVSDLGHLCRRSNVGAKIDESKLPVLPEARTVAEEFQQDVFDWALTGGEDYQLLFTVPKKDYDLIAAHRDITVIGEITEKEAGMMLTDIFGMTIDMTDMKRGFDHFAE from the coding sequence ATGGCATTCAAACCTATTTCCGAGATTGGTGAATTCGGTCTGATCGACCGGCTCGCAAAGATTACCGCCCCCTCCGCGAACCAGCGACCGGAACTCATCGAGGGCATCGGCGACGACTGCGCGGTATGGCAAAGCGACGAGTCGGCGGTGCAGGTGGTCACGACCGACATCCTGACCGAGCACGTCCACTTCGACCTGTTGACCACACCCTTGCACCACCTCGGCAGCAAGGCGATCAGCGTCAACGTCTCGGATATCTGCGCAATGAACGCCATGCCGGACTACGCAGTGATCTCGATCGCCGTGCCGCCGAAGATGCCGGTGGAGATGGTCGAGGAGCTGTACAAGGGAATGAACCACGCCGCCGAAGTGTATGGACTCGCCATCGTGGGCGGCGACACCTCGTCTTCGGCATCGGGCCTGTTCATCTCGGTTTCGATGACCGGAACGACAACGCCGGAACTCCTTGCGCTGCGCAAAGGCGCGTCGCCGAGCGATTTGATCTGTGTAACGGGAACGCTCGGCGGCTCGACCGCCGGACTGCACCTCTTGCAGCGCGAAAAGGCGACCATGATCGAGCAGATGCGCAACAACGAGCCGTACAACAAGGAGGTGATGGCCGAGTTGCAGGAGTACGCCGAAGCGATCCGCTGCCACCTGCTGCCCGAAGCGCGCATCGACATCATCGACTTTTTCAGCGAAGAGGGCATCGTGCCGACCGCCATGATCGACATCTCCGACGGCCTGGTCTCCGACCTCGGCCACCTCTGCCGCCGCTCCAACGTCGGCGCGAAGATCGACGAAAGCAAGCTGCCCGTGCTGCCCGAAGCGCGAACCGTGGCCGAAGAGTTCCAGCAGGACGTCTTCGACTGGGCGCTCACCGGCGGCGAAGACTACCAGCTCCTCTTCACCGTGCCGAAAAAGGACTACGACCTCATCGCCGCCCACCGCGACATCACGGTCATCGGCGAAATTACCGAGAAGGAAGCGGGCATGATGCTCACCGACATCTTCGGCATGACGATTGATATGACGGACATGAAACGGGGATTCGATCACTTCGCGGAGTGA
- the ftsY gene encoding signal recognition particle-docking protein FtsY produces the protein MGFFDKLGLSRLKEGLTKTRDTLKEKLAVVTKGKTEVDDEFLEELENILVAADVGVETTLDIVDAVTERSKGKTYRSEDELNEMVMGEIRNLLVESGHEHPVDFDAPLSAKPYVIMIVGVNGAGKTTSVAKLAHNYDKAGKKVVIAAADTFRAAAYEQLKIWADRAGVPIIGQGQGADPASVVFDSVSSAVSKGTDVVLVDTAGRLHNKSHLMEELAKIMRVAKKKIPDAPHEVLLVLDGTTGQNAVQQAREFTRFVNVTGLIVTKLDGTSKGGIVLSISRELNLPVKYIGVGEKIDDLQLFDRASFVEALLEKENGNEE, from the coding sequence ATGGGCTTTTTTGACAAGTTAGGGCTGTCGCGCCTCAAGGAGGGGCTTACCAAAACCCGCGACACACTCAAGGAGAAACTCGCAGTCGTCACCAAGGGCAAAACCGAGGTGGATGACGAGTTTCTCGAAGAGCTGGAAAACATCCTCGTCGCTGCCGATGTGGGCGTTGAGACCACGCTCGATATTGTCGATGCGGTCACCGAGCGCTCCAAAGGCAAGACCTACCGTTCGGAGGATGAGCTGAACGAGATGGTGATGGGCGAGATTCGCAACCTGCTCGTTGAGTCGGGCCACGAACACCCGGTCGATTTCGACGCGCCGCTTTCGGCCAAGCCCTACGTCATCATGATTGTTGGCGTGAACGGCGCGGGCAAGACCACCAGCGTGGCCAAGCTCGCCCACAATTACGACAAAGCGGGCAAAAAGGTGGTGATCGCCGCCGCCGACACCTTCCGCGCCGCCGCCTACGAGCAGCTCAAGATCTGGGCCGACCGCGCCGGAGTGCCTATCATCGGCCAGGGGCAGGGTGCCGATCCGGCATCGGTGGTGTTCGACTCGGTCAGTTCGGCGGTCTCCAAAGGCACCGACGTGGTGCTGGTCGATACGGCGGGGCGGCTGCACAACAAGAGCCACCTGATGGAGGAGCTTGCCAAGATCATGCGCGTGGCCAAGAAAAAGATTCCCGATGCGCCGCACGAAGTGCTGCTGGTGCTCGATGGCACCACTGGTCAGAACGCTGTGCAGCAGGCCCGCGAGTTCACCCGGTTTGTCAATGTCACCGGCCTGATCGTGACCAAGCTCGATGGCACCTCCAAAGGCGGTATCGTGCTTTCGATCTCCCGCGAGCTGAATTTGCCGGTCAAGTACATCGGTGTTGGCGAAAAGATCGACGATCTCCAGCTTTTCGATCGCGCGAGCTTCGTCGAAGCGCTGCTCGAAAAGGAGAACGGCAACGAGGAGTGA
- a CDS encoding MarR family winged helix-turn-helix transcriptional regulator, protein MEPPTTGNIQRSNLIYRLNIMTRRWRKVLDAAFRVVGLTDAAWRPLLHLSLLGDGVRQKELAQSIGIENPSLVRILDDLESRGLVVRLEDKSDRRARLLKLTMEGHNAVIRIREILVPLEKELLGGYTDSEMHMLTALLERLETSINDFARQVE, encoded by the coding sequence ATGGAGCCACCCACAACCGGCAACATCCAGCGGAGCAACCTGATCTACAGGCTTAACATCATGACGCGGCGTTGGCGAAAAGTGCTGGATGCAGCTTTTCGCGTAGTCGGGCTGACCGATGCTGCCTGGCGGCCACTCCTCCACCTCAGCCTGCTTGGCGACGGCGTGCGTCAGAAAGAACTCGCCCAATCAATCGGAATAGAAAACCCATCGCTGGTTCGCATTCTCGACGACCTTGAATCCAGGGGACTTGTCGTCAGACTTGAAGACAAAAGCGACAGGAGGGCAAGGCTCCTGAAACTGACCATGGAGGGACATAACGCGGTCATCAGAATCAGAGAGATTCTCGTACCGCTTGAAAAGGAGTTGCTCGGCGGTTATACGGACAGCGAGATGCACATGCTGACCGCTCTCCTCGAAAGGCTCGAAACGTCTATAAACGATTTTGCCCGACAGGTTGAATAA